The following proteins are co-located in the Pyricularia oryzae 70-15 chromosome 1, whole genome shotgun sequence genome:
- a CDS encoding nucleosome assembly protein produces MAEPIPNKRAGADPIAPTPQNTPAQHAPITSHAQQPGVDSIKEEDFTAASIFAQNPKLVQMIQGRLGTLVGRSSGYIESLPPQVKRRVAGLKGIQKEHSKLEAEFQEEVLELEKKYFAKFTPLYQKRSAIVNGSNEPTESEIEAGEESDEVDEEGEKKEVKTEETAASEASDVKGIPEFWLSAMKNQISLAEMITDRDEQALKHLTDIRMEYLDKPGFRLIFEFSENEFFSNKTISKTYYYQNESGYGGDFIYDHAEGDKIEWKGDDKDLTVRVEQKKQRNKNTKQTRIVKKTVPTESFFNFFSPPKAPTEDDDDAASDIEDRLELDYQLGEDIKEKLIPRAIDWFTGEALAFEEMDEDDLEDDFEDEDDDDDLSEDHDDDEESDDDDDDASKPKQEAAECKQS; encoded by the exons ATGGCCGAGCCCATTCCCAACAAGCGTGCGGGTGCCGACCCTATCGCGcc TACACCCCAGAACACACCGGCACAGCATGCCCCCATTACTTCGCATGCCCAACAGCCTGGTGTTGACAGTATCAAAGAGG AGGACTTCACCGCCGCTTCTATCTTTGCCCAAAACCCCAAGCTCGTCCAGATGATCCAAGGCCGCCTTGGGACATTGGTTGGTCGCTCTTCTGGCTACATCGAGTCACTGCCTCCTCAAGTGAAGCGCCGAGTGGCTGGCTTGAAGGGGATCCAAAAGGAGCACTCCAAACTTGAGGCCGAATTCCAAGAGGAGGTCCTCGAGTTGGAGAAGAAGTACTTCGCCAAATTTACCCCGCTGTACCAGAAGCGTTCGGCCATTGTCAACGGCTCAAACGAGCCAACCGAGTCCGAGATCGAGGCCGGCGAGGAGAGCGACGAGGTCGACGAGGAGggcgagaagaaggaggTCAAGACTGAAGAGACCGCTGCCAGCGAGGCTTCTGATGTCAAGGGTATTCCAGAGTTCTGGCTTTCCGCCATGAAGAACCAAATTTCCCTGGCCGAGATGATCACCGATCGCGATGAGCAGGCTCTCAAGCATCTGACTGATATCCGGATGGAGTACCTCGACAAACCCGGTTTCCGCCTAATCTTCGAGTTCTCGGAGAACGAGTTTTTCAGCAATAAGACCATCTCCAAGACCTACTACTACCAGAACGAGTCCGGCTACGGTGGTGATTTCATCTACGACCATGCCGAGGGTGATAAGATCGAGTGGAAgggcgacgataaggatttgacTGTGCGCGTTGAGCAGAAGAAACAGCGAAACAAGA ACACCAAGCAAACACGGATCGTTAAGAAAACCGTGCCTACCGAGTCTTTCTTCAACTTCTTCTCGCCACCCAAGGCACCTAccgaggacgatgacgacgcagCCTCAGACATTGAGGACCGTCTCGAGCTGGACTACCAGCTTGGTGAGGACATCAAGGAGAAGTTGATTCCCAGGGCCATTGACTGGTTTACTGGCGAGGCCCTTGCCTTTGAGGAGATggacgaggatgacctgGAGGACGACTTTGAAGAtgaggacgatgacgatgaccttAGCGAGGAtcacgatgacgacgaggagtctgatgatgacgat GACGATGCTTCCAAGCCGAAGCAGGAGGCCGCCGAGTGCAAGCAGAGCTAG
- a CDS encoding cyclopropane-fatty-acyl-phospholipid synthase: MNYDWILDGGYLPHAVIRAGIRRQLAARIAMSTSTSLEADYERKMRYIELLRTRPIAVETAAANSQHYEVGTGVLAACLGPRMKYSACLYPKGGETLAQAEVAMLRTYLEKAQLEDGMDILDLGCGWGSGALFFAEMLPGARITAFSNSKTQKEYIDSKAQEKSLTNLKVITGNIADYEFEQNTFDRVVSIEMFEHMKNYELLMAKVSRALRPGGKLFVHIFAHRDSPYDFEEGWMSTHFFTGGTMPSTDLLLYFQREMKIEKQWWINGKHYSKTCEDWLAKMIKNKKEIWPHLVETYGEADATTWYNRWQIFYMACSELFNYENGDTWGVAHYLFENMKPAEAKKAAEQE, from the exons ATGAATTACG ACTGGATCCTAGACGGCGGCTACCTGCCGCACGCCGTGATCCGTGCCGGCATCAGGCGCCAGCTGGCGGCGCGCATCGCCATGTCGACCAGCACGTCGCTCGAGGCCGACTACGAGCGCAAGATGCGCTACATCGAGCTGCTTCGGACGCGGCCCATCGCCGTGgagacggcggcggccaacTCGCAGCACTATGAGGTGGGCACCGGTGTGCTGGCCGCCTGCCTGGGCCCGCGCATGAAGTACTCGGCTTGCCTATACCCAAAGGGCGGCGAGACCCTCGCGCAGGCAGAGGTTGCCATGCTGAGGACGTACCTCGAAAAGGCCCAGCTCGAGGACGGCATGGACATTCTCGACCTCGGGTGCGGCTGGGGCTCCGGGGCCCTCTTCTTCGCCGAGATGCTGCCCGGCGCGAGGATCACAGCCTTTTCCAACTCAAAGACCCAGAAGGAGTATATAGACTCCAAGGCGCAGGAGAAGAGTCTCACAAACTTGAAGGTCATCACGGGCAATATCGCCGATTATGAGTTTGAACAGAACACTTTTGACCGGGTGGTGTCCATCGAG ATGTTTGAGCACATGAAGAACTATGAGTTGCtgatggccaaggtctcTCGAGCCCTCAGGCCAGGTGGAAAGTTATTTGTCCACATTTTTGCACACAGAGATAGCCCCTATGACTTTGAGGAGGGTTGGATGTCCACGCACTTCTTTACTGGTGGTACCATGCCATCGACCGATCTGCTTCTATACTTCCAGCGCGAGATGAAGATCGAGAAACAGTGGTGGATAAATGGCAAACACTATTCGAAAACCTGCGAG GACTGGCTGGCCAAGATgatcaagaacaagaaggagATATGGCCCCACCTCGTCGAAACGTACGGAGAGGCAGATGCCACGACTTGGTATAACCGGTGGCAGATCTTCTACATGGCATGCTCAGAGCTATTCAACTATGAGAACGGAGATACGTGGGGAGTAGCGCACTACCTGTTTGAGAACATGAAGCCTGCAGAGGCTAAGAAGGCGGCGGAACAGGAGTAG
- a CDS encoding CMGC/CDK protein kinase, whose protein sequence is MATPGDTREEASAALSPRSFALRHMRPKSSFLGCAKIADYEVLGKLGEGTFGEVHKARSKKTGAIVALKKIIMHNEKDGFPITALREIKLLKLLSHPNVLTLEDMAVEHPQNRSDKRKRPIMHMVFPYMDHDLSGLLDNPSVKFTEAHIKCYLIQLLEGLKYLHHNKILHRDMKAANLLINNKGILQIADFGLARHYDGPVPQPGRGGGEGARNYTSLVVTRWYRPPELLLHLKAYTTAIDMWGVGCVFGEMLTGKPILSGESDGHQLELIWDLCGTPTEDTMPGWRKLPGAEAMQPKSRPGNLSQRFREHGQMAVSLLKELMKLDWKSRINAIDALQHPYFRTAPMPSKPEDIPTFEDSHELDRRRYHDRPPKALPPAPKGGAVGRGPMDGPGPNHGYQSGDYGSRNGANGGRYPPPHRGAPNGEPDRRQPAWSKDRNLGLPPRPPPPAGSHNGMDNSSRDVPPPRSRGNDRAGGGGRADVDTYIPSYSGGGRRDDRMPPRDERRRREDRDDRRYDRDRGYDDRARSSRTRSRSPIRDRDRDRERDRDRDLYRR, encoded by the exons ATGGCCACTCCCGGCGACACTCGGGAAGAGGCATCGGCAGCCCTGTCACCTCGGTCGTTCGCATTGAGGCACATGCGGCCAAAGAGCTCCTTCCTAGGATGCGCCAAGATAGCGGATTATGAGGTTCTGGGAAAGCTGGGCGAGGGAACTTTTGGCGAGGTGCATAAAGCCAGGTCGAAGAAGACTGGCGCAATCGTCGCGCTGAAGAAGATTATTATGCACAACGAAAAAGATGGC TTCCCAATCACTGCCCTCCGTGAGATCAAGCTACTCAAGTTGCTATCGCACCCCAATGTGCTGACGCTGGAGGACATGGCTGTCGAGCACCCTCAAAATAGAT CCGACAAACGCAAACGACCGATTATGCACATGGTTTTCCCCTACATGGACCATGATCTCTCGGGTCTTCTGGATAACCCGTCTGTCAAGTTCACCGAAGCACACATCAAATGTTATCTTATACAACTATTGGAAGGTCTCAAATACCTTCACCACAACAAAATTCTTCATCGCGACATGAAAGCAGCCAACTTGTTGATCAATAATAAGGGCATCCTGCAGATTGCAGATTTCGGACTGGCGAGGCATTATGACGGTCCAGTACCGCAACCTGGGCGTGGAGGAGGCGAGGGCGCGAGGAATTACACTAGCCTGGTGGTGACTCGCTGGTATAGGCCTCCAGAGCTGCTCCTACACCTAAAGGCCTACACCACAGCAATAGACATGTGGGGAGTTGG ATGTGTCTTTGGTGAGATGCTGACTGGAAAGCCTATCCTCTCTGGTGAGAGCGACGGGCATCAGCTTGAGCTCATTTGGGATCTTTGTGGCACTCCAACAGAAGACACAATGCCAGGCTGGAGGAAGCTACCAGGGGCCGAGGCGATGCAGCCCAAGTCACGCCCGGGTAACCTATCCCAACGATTCAGAGA GCACGGCCAAATGGCTGTCTCGCTGTTAAAAGAGCTGATGAAGCTTGATTGGAAATCAAGGATCAACGCAATAGATGCTTTGCAACATCCTTATTTCCGAACTGCCCCTATGCCATCAAAGCCTGAGGATATTCCTACCTTTGAGGACAGTCACGAGCTCGACAGGAGAAGATATCATGACCGTCCTCCAAAGGCATTACCCCCTGCTCCCAAGGGCGGCGCGGTCGGTCGAGGGCCGATGGACGGGCCAGGTCCCAACCATGGGTACCAAAGCGGTGATTACGGTAGCAGGAACGGCGCTAATGGTGGCCGTTACCCTCCGCCTCACCGAGGAGCACCGAATGGCGAGCCTGACCGTAGACAACCTGCATGGTCCAAGGACAGGAATCTTGGGTTGCCACCCCGACCTCCGCCACCTGCAGGTTCTCACAACGGCATGGACAACAGCTCTCGGGATGTGCCTCCTCCTCGGAGCAGAGGGAACGACCgtgccggtggcggcgggcgaGCCGACGTTGACACATATATCCCCAGCTATAGCGGTGGTGGTAGAAGGGACGATAGGATGCCACCGCGAGACGAAAGAAGGCGCCGTGAGGACCGAGACGACAGAAGATATGATAGAGATCGCGGATACGATGATCGAGCCCGTAGCAGCAGGACGAGAAGTCGCTCGCCTATACGAGATCGCGACAGAGACCGCGAGAGAGATCGTGACCGCGATCTTTACCGGAGATAG